In a single window of the Nicotiana tomentosiformis chromosome 8, ASM39032v3, whole genome shotgun sequence genome:
- the LOC138897072 gene encoding uncharacterized protein yields the protein MTNGCFKYGKKNHMIKNCPMWEVEWIKEISKRRNKKKKHVHDKKKYNKGTSKAIVAAWEECSDEDIDNDDDDDDNDDDDDTERALIAIQESEDKPDEESEIKNIVLKNKVHAIDTTVLELRSNNLKLKLGIGKEIASVTQLTLEKDIGKVKDELYKRDEHVRVLTEDLNKVKHELDRTCKWNMSSNALSWLQEHHSSNRRELGFGNFEPKCDPKSKYLTLPENKICTHCGNTGHYKSECTAKEKANPCEGDNQIWYIDSGCSKHMTGSKNRFLSLEDLKGCNVSVGNKKKGQIIGVGKMD from the exons ATGACTAATGGATGCTTCAAATATGGTAAAAAGAACCATATGATCAAGAACTGTCCTATGTGGGAAGTCGAGTGGATTAAGGAGATATctaaaagaagaaacaaaaagaagaaacatGTTCATGATAAGAAGAAATACAACAAAGGGACATCCAAAGCAATAGTTGCTGCCTGGGAAGAATGTTCAGATGAGGAcattgataatgatgatgatgatgatgataatgatgatgatgatgatactgAACGAGCTCTTATAGCAATTCAAGAATCTGAAGATAAACCTGATGAAGAATCTGAGATAA AAAATATAGTTTTGAAGAATAAGGTTCATGCGATTGACACAACTGTCTTAGAACTTAGATCTAATAATCTGAAATTGAAGTTAGGAATAGGTAAAGAAATAGCTAGTGTCACACAACTCACACTAGAAAAAGATATAGGAAAGGTAAAAGATGAGCTATATAAGAGGGATGAACATGTAAGAGTCCTAACGGAAGATCTAAACAAGGTCAAACAtgagctagacagaacttgtaaatggaacatgTCCTCtaatgcactttcatggctacaagaacatcatagtagcaacagaagagaACTTGGCTTTGGGAACTTTGAACCTAAGTgtgatcccaaaagcaagtacctcacactccctgagaacaagatttgcacacatTGTGGTAAtactggtcactataaaagtgaatgcactgcaaaagagaaggcaa ATCCATGTGAAGGGGACAACCAAATATGGTACATAGATAGtggttgctcaaagcacatgacggGAAGCAAGAATcggttcctttcacttgaggaccttaaaggatGTAATGTCTCCGTTGGAAATAAAAAGAAAGGTCAGATCATTGGGGtaggaaag atggactaa